A genomic stretch from Vanrija pseudolonga chromosome 6, complete sequence includes:
- the SPAC1782.03 gene encoding putative protein yields MAPAPPRPAVKPQKVRYFKGKPVGAVASDSDSDEEEDVVIPKRTVPKIDENLVAGGAGRVIKEGKPIIKMELGSVKVGGDGGVKHAVGEESDEESEEESEEELPKPKFVPKIPGGDESSEYETDSEEESEEEAKPAIRPVFVSKTTRKTVSLEQQAKEAEEKAQREEEERVQRKLDSKDLAGETIRRELAEKEVTNELIPDVDDTDGLDPEAEFEEWRARELTRLVRDKQAEAERDAEREEIERRRAMPEDQRMAEDMAYADATRAREKGEMGFLQKYYHKGAFHQDDEILNRDYTAATESQVDMQMLPKVMQVRDFGKASRTKYTHLTDQDTSSGGWGTAHQNFGRPGAAKGVEFGCWNCGGPHARIDCPNNDVNDVNAISGLKATDANSELLGLGTARKGWKDGGSGGPGGRDRNGGGGGGPARGQDSGWGGRDAARGSRDGGRGHDGGSRRDRDDGRGGRERRSYDDRPRDDRDRRDRDRDDRPRDRDSGRDRYSGRDDRDRYSSRDGRDHGGSDRRDRQRSRSPGRRRDEGCDRDSGRDRDRERDRDSDRRRDRDDRRERGDGRDRDERRDRDRR; encoded by the exons atggcgccggcaccaccacgaccggCGGTCAAGCCGCAGAAGGTGCGCTACTTCAAGGGCAAGCCCGTTGGCGCGGTCGcgagcgactcggactcggacgaggaggaggatgtgGTCATCCCGAAGCGCACAGTGCCGAAGATCGACGAGaacctcgtcgccggcggcgcggggcgagtcatcaaggagggcaagccTATCATCAAGATGGAGCTTGGGAGTGTGaaggtcggcggcgatggcggcgtcaagcatg ctgtcggcgaggagagcgacgaggaaTCAGAGGAGGAaagcgaggaggagctgccAAAGCCCAAGTTTGTGCCCAAGATCCCTGGTGGCGATGAG TCGAGCGAATACGAGAccgacagcgaggaggaaTCGGAAGAAGAAGCCAAGCCTGCCATCCGGCCAGTCTTCGTCTCAAA AACCACCCGCAAGACGGTCAGTTTGGAAcagcaggccaaggaggccgaggagaaggcccagcgcgaggaagaggagcgcgtccagcgcaagctcgactCGAAGGATCTCGCGGGCGAGACGATCAGGAGGGAACTGGCTGAGA AGGAAGTCACCAACGAGCTCATTCCCGATGTggacgacacggacggcctggaccccgaggccgagttcgaggagtggcgcgcgcgcgagctcacCCGTCTCGTGCGGGacaagcaggccgaggctgagcgcgacgccgagcgcgaggagatcgagcggcggcgtgcgatGCCAGAAGACCAGCGCATGGCAGAGGACATGGCATAtgcggacgcgacgcgcgcccgcgagaagggcgagaTGGGCTTCCTGCAAAAGTACTACCACAAGGGTGCCTTCCAccaggacgacgagatcCTCAACCGCGACTACACGGCCGCCACCGAGTCCCAGGTGGACATGCAGATGCTGCCCAAGGTCATGCAGGTCCGCGACTTTGGCAAG GCATCGCGCACGAAATACACCCACCTCACGGACCAGGACACGAGCTCGGGTGGTTGGGGTACGGCGCACCAGAACTTTGGCAGGCCGGGTGCGGCAAAGGGTGTGGAGTTTGGGTGCTGGAACT GTGGTGGCCCCCACGCACGCATCGACTGCCCCAACAACGATGTCAACGATGTCAACGCCATTTCCGGTCTCAAGGCTACCGACGCCAATAGCGAGTTGCTGGGCCTCGGTACCGCCAGGAAGGGCTGGAAGGACGGTGGCAGCGGTGGACCCGGTGGACGCGACAGGaacggaggaggagggggaggaccTGCAAGGGGCCAGGACTCTGGCTGGGGAGGGCGAGACGCTGCTCGTGGGTCACGCGACGGTGGCAGGGGTCACGACGGTGGCAGCAGAAgggaccgcgacgacgggcgtggcggccgcgagcgacgaTCCTACGACGACAGGCCTCGtgacgaccgcgaccgtcgagaccgcgaccgcgacgatcGGCCACGAGACCGTGACAGTGGCAGGGACCGGTACAGCGGCCGTGACGACCGCGACCGGTACAGCAGCCGCGATGGGCGCGACCACGGGGGCTCAGACAGGAGAGACCGGCAACGCAGCAGGAGTccaggccggcgtcgcgacgaggGCTGTGACCGGGACAgcggccgcgaccgcgaccgcgagcgcgaccgggACAGCGATAGGCGCCGTGACCGTGACGACCGGCGGGAGCGTGGCGACGGGCGTGATCGCGACGAGAGGCGCGACCGGGATAGGAGATAG
- the SRB8 gene encoding Mediator of RNA polymerase II transcription subunit 12: MPTARYAPGHGRAGAAHPATGGKAPHRRRSSGIGGANDGGPLADPVPVEEFSPPPWRTVFNSRADLGYPDFYPSRPGFGQPEDELTEQFVKQGFAFKPPVNATAESFSMHGPVYQQLQAGGLDKLMELGQEIITQRNASMPAFSERSFRIPVRVTYNDTKRLQFLTDLANPAIPLTRLMRNPVPHGFKGVDLLDTMFSPPQPRVTGVAAAAKPQAPAEPIPLDRALWFIRVLGANEISAHRGRAQPTVTAVQAPSPVAATPSSTATAAPAAAPPQNSNDWYTSEFTNAFTAWLRIQLGHLVLPAKGAKSVATSAANTPAAPPGPPKAPTGVLGDDKSRARWLAKWQYSNALLRELYRKRLIASRLLVSWLADFLGSTNLAQLGFVTQLLHESLAYVSEYAYIGRHCVRAACAKIEEIRASPAKEALAKVEEQLSSIVRILYEADPEVLLSPTTWARHQALLGTLVESNTPTFKELARRNEALVFKPVAVDTSTSPRRQQMADIQKLDSICAETDMAALCKSYFNGSCAPNSAKIDIEKFEEKVSIALNWAMGLYQMGIHRPYAVYTLFKKWLDWHEDYRPDDHFDFFPILYKWLDTSLAAQRADNVLAIGISFGELTRQGLFSYGRYMKTLIACGHSARFNTNADKPSHHLALLNAMPIFVEASDLLEQRRLVISGDGEQRERDQMEEDLALDTYRQEVKEYVPELFGLKRYGRSALIRESIDYALPSAAGITRFQFVHSRFWLFAAAMRIFQRSGSQPAMDASTYARVMNIFQQCRGYSTLADFIVRGITGTEDEEILLVIIDSIKGDAHVWTSIDRWNQITTALMERFRSMQRKGRFFAPLATLLLQIARQGRLPTASESEVRAATERQRPESPPTPAFTVDMDQSMEGLKQIISKGDSARAIALAPKLFTRHGKFSAWSSTWWTTIIAGVQAGDPASSNPAAAAVAHVGEVDDHAGDGSLSSVLSAWLESLTPATRVDLFGRRNVPPVVRFLLLLVVSRRIGSLALFERLIFPELKHAASVVSAPHPRLSSKRTHAIEWAVTMTQQLLLCGPHKSLAPANLREAYIVQTARATVFSKANVEGLIQHLPVLVVLEHSKFVPEKTRALISNIFRGLSVLPQFKTAAFRNLDVLKDAFLSNDWIKRTSDSSLESGMVEHLKLIMSDSVAGSKSTSSSSSSSSSISGLDRGVRYSAWRWTRIVLEMRVEFKRLTMRIANNEEPVEARQALSRLVRSSLDREASTDDVDLLVEAFRGADTVVAQEILSVGLDRLGVLLSHLLSAEDQHTVEKTALAIDLVLRVIGSATRQERLDPTTTAARDRLFSLLTVAFQSLERRISPEEEMQLLPGAKPADPGDVLKVVLRLLRFVLAVPPAEMQLPTAPKPDYAALAVAVLHLAVAICGASPAHNDLDSMRDLLIYLVDSTPPSSSSSVYQALLFETSTERVQELVSRYPAFSSALPRAAQTFRAMALSGSHVLVDDVGIALDDRPWEMIEQMVTVPVQRHPDLFLASKALKDTASIPIALFRPQLTRDEVPEAVEDDSRPWENSAAERNLGNGFAGEPVAVRQTATILFARDDGSAVADEETLTIAMPAVPAKIRRLSTRIPVSAAKQSGTVVDPIAIDSDDGSDEEEEDTARPAAKRPRTSSKSTGGRQVTGGKVPRKTSGAVSAGQTGRKATAGKGVRSVSGKDVKGRRKS; this comes from the exons ATGCCCACGGCGCGATACGCCCCCGggcacggccgcgccggtgccgcgcaCCCAGCGACGGGGGGCAaggcgccgcaccgccgccgctcgtcggGCATAGGCGgcgccaacgacggcgggccgctcgctgaccccgTGCCGGTCGAGGAGTTTTCCCCGCCCCCATGGCGCACGGTGTTCAACTCGCGTGCTGATCTGG GCTACCCCGACTTTTACCCCTCGCGCCCCGGCTTCGGGCAGCCTGAAGACGAGTTGACGGAGCAGTTTGTCAAGCAGGGCTTTGCATTCAAGCCGCCTGTCAATGCTACG GCCGAGAGCTTCTCGATGCACGGCCCGGTGTACCAGCAGCTCCAGGCCGGCgggctcgacaagctcatgGAGCTCGGGCAAGAGATCATCACACAACGGAACGCGAGCATGCCTGCGTTCTC CGAGCGCTCGTTCCGCATCCCCGTCCGCGTCACGTACAACGATACCAAGCGCCTCCAGttcctcaccgacctcgccaaCCCCGCGATCCCGCTCACGCGCCTCATGCGCAATCCGGTGCCGCACGGGTTCAAGGGCGTGGATTTACTCGATACCATGTTCTCGCCACCACAGCCCCGCGTGACGGGCGTCGCGGCAGCCGCGAAGCCACaggcgccggccgagccgaTTCCGCTCGACCGCGCATTGTGGTTCatccgcgtcctcggcgccaacgaGATCTCGGCACACCGAGGAAGAGCGCAGCCGACGGTCACGGCAGTCCAGGCGCCATCGCCGGTCGCGGCGACACCCAGCTctacggcgacggcagcaccagcagctgCCCCTCCGCAGAACAGCAACGACTGGTACACTTCCGAGTTCACAAACGCCTTTACGGCATGGCTGAGAATACAACTGGGGCACTTGGTGCTGCCAGCCAAAGGCGCCAAGTCGGtagcgacgtcggcggcgaaTACACCGGCTGCACCGCCTGGTCCACCCAAGGCGCCAACAGGTGTGCTCGGGGACGACAAGAGCCGGGCGAGGTGGCTAGCAAAGTGGCAGTATTCCAACGCACTGTTGCGAGAACTTTACCGCAAGCGCCTTATCGCGAGCCGCTTGCTCGTGTCCTGGCTCGCGGATTTCCTCGGTTCCACCAACCTGGCCCAGCTTGGCTTCGTGACCCAGCTTCTGCACGAGAGCCTGGCTTACGTTTCAGAGTACGCGTACATTGGGCGCCACTGTGTACGTGCGGCATGCGCCAAGATAGAAGAGAttcgcgcctcgccggcaAAGGAGGCCTTGGCaaaggtcgaggagcagctgtCGTCCATCGTGCGCATTCTGTACGAggccgaccccgaggtccTGCTGTCGCCTACGACGTGGGCGAGGCACCAGGCGTTGCTTGGGACGCTGGTCGAGTCGAACACCCCGACATTCAAGGAGCTTGCCCGCCGAAACGAGGCGCTTGTTTTCAAGCCTGTGGCGGTCGATACTAGCACCAGCCCAAGGAGACAACAGATGGCAGATATCCAGAAGCTCGACTCGATCTGCGCCGAGACCGATATGGCGGCGCTGTGCAAGTCGTACTTCAACGGCTCGTGCGCACCCAACTCGGCCAAGATTGATATCGAGAAGTTTGAGGAGAAGGTCTCGATCGCCCTCAACTGGGCAATGGGGCTGTATCAGATGGGTATCCACCGCCCGTACGCCGTCTACACGCTGTTCAAGAAGTGGCTCGACTGGCACGAGGACTACCGCCCAGACGACCACTTCGACTTCTTCCCGATCCTGTACAAGTGGCTTGACACGTCCCTGGCCGCACAGAGGGCGGACAACGTCCTTGCCATTGGTATCTCGTTCGGCGAGCTTACACGACAGGGCCTGTTCTCTTACGGACGGTACATGAAGACTCTTATCGCCTGCGGGCACAGCGCGCGCTTCAACACCAATGCCGACAAGCCCTCTCACCATCTGGCGCTGCTCAACGCCATGCCCATTTTTGTCGAGGCCAGCGACttgctcgagcagcgcagGCTTGTCATCAGCGGAGACGGCGAGCAGAGGGAGCGCGACCAGATGGAGGaggacctcgcgctcgacacgtACCGCCAGGAAGTCAAAGAGTATGTGCCCGAGCTGTTCGGCCTCAAGCGGTACGGCCGTAGCGCTCTCATCCGCGAGAGCATCGACTATGCGCTCCCCTCAGCGGCGGGCATTACTCGATTCCAGTTCGTGCACTCGCGCTTCTGGCTATTTGCCGCTGCCATGAGAATATTCCAGCGCAGTGGCTCACAGCCAGCGATGGACGCGTCGACCTACGCCCGCGTCATGAACATCTTCCAGCAGTGCAGAGGATACTCGACACTAGCTGATTTCATCGTTCGCGGCATCACCGGtaccgaggacgaggagattctactcgtcatcatcgactCGATTAAGGGCGACGCCCATGTCTGGACTTCGATTGACCGATGGAACCAGATCACGACAGCCCTCATGGAGCGCTTCCGCTCTATGCAGCGCAAAGGACGCTTCTTTGCTCCGCTCGCCACGCTATTGTTGCAGATTGCGAGGCAGGGTCGCCTTCCTACTGCTTCAGAGTCGGAAGTCCGTGCTGCTACTGAGAGGCAGCGGCCAGAATCGCCCCCGACTCCCGCGTTCACTGTCGACATGGACCAGAGCATGGAGGGGCTGAAGCAGATTATCAGCAagggcgactcggcgcgggcTATCGCACTCGCACCAAAGCTCTTTACCCGCCACGGCAAGTTTTCTGCCTGGTCTTCGACGTGGTGGACAACGATTATCGCCGGCGTACAGGCTGGCGACCCAGCCTCGTCCAAtccagcggcagcggcagtggctcatgtcggcgaggttgatgaCCATGCCGGTGATGGCTCGCTCAGCTCAGTGCTGTCGGCTTGGCTAGAGTCGCTGACCCCGGCCACGCGTGTCGACCTCTTCGGCCGCCGCAACGTCCCGCCGGTGGTTCGTttcctgctcctgctggtCGTCTCGCGCCGTATTGGCTCTCTTGCGCTATTTGAACGACTCATCTTCCCCGAGCTCAAGCATGCCGCGAGCGTCGTGTCGGCTCCCCACCCTCGCCTGTCGAGCAAGAGGACACACGCGATCGAGTGGGCTGTGACCATGACCCAGCAGCTGCTCCTGTGTGGACCTCACAAGAGCCTTGCGCCGGCCAACCTGCGCGAGGCGTACATTGTCCAGACAGCACGCGCGACGGTCTTCTCCAAGGCCAACGTTGAGGGGTTGATTCAGCACCTTCCAGTCCTGGTTGTGCTCGAGCACTCCAAGTTTGTCCCGGAAAAGACCCGTGCCCTCATCAGCAACATTTTCCGCGGTCTATCTGTGCTCCCCCAGTTCAAAACAGCCGCATTCCGCAacctcgacgtgctcaaggATGCGTTCCTATCCAACGACTGGATCAAGAGGACGAGcgactcgtcgctcgagtcAGGCATGGTTGAGCACCTCAAACTCATCATGTCTGACAGTGTCGCGGGCTCCaagagcacgtcgtcgtcttcgtcatcatcctcgtccatctcTGGCCTCGACCGAGGCGTTCGCTACAGCGCCTGGCGGTGGACACGAATTGTGCTCGAGATGCGTGTCGAGTTCAAGCGCCTGACGATGCGGATCGCAAACAACGAAGAGCCTGTCGAGGCGCGGCAGGCGCTGTCACGCCTCGTTCGGTCATCCCTCGACCGAGAGGCGAGCACGGATGATGTCGACCTCTTAGTCGAGGCATTCCGCGGGGCCGACACGGTCGTCGCACAGGAGATTCTCTCGGTCGGCCTCGATCGTCTCGGTGTTCTCCTGTCGCACCTCCTTAGCGCGGAGGACCAGCACACAGTCGAGaagacggcgctggcgatcGACCTCGTTCTAAGGGTCATTGGCTCCGCCACACGCCAagagcgcctcgaccccaccaccaccgctgcGCGAGACCGCCTCTTCTCGCTGCTGACTGTCGCGTTCCAGTCGCTTGAGCGCCGCATCTCCCCAGAGGAGGAGATGCAGCTCCTGCCTGGCGCCAAGCCTGCAGACCCCGGAGATGTGCTCAAGGTCGTGCTCCGCCTTCTCCGCTTCGTGCTTGCTGTCCCACCGGCAGAGATGCAGCTGCCTACAGCGCCAAAGCCCGACTacgcggcgctggccgtgGCTGTCCTCCACCTCGCAGTC GCAATCTGTGGGGCCTCTCCGGCGCACAATGACCTGGATTCAATGCGTGACCTGCTCATTTACCTAGTGGACA GCACGCcgccatcttcctcgtcaagCGTCTACCAGGCCCTGCTGTTCGAGACGTCAACCGAGCGTGTGCAGGAGCTTGTGTCACGCTACCCCGCCTTCTCGAGTGCGCTCCCACGAGCGGCTCAGACATTCCGGGCTATGGCTTTGAGCGGCTCTCACGTCCTGGTGGACGATGTCGGCATTGCACTCGACGACCGGCCTTGGGAGATGATTGAGCAGATGGTGACTGTGCCAGTGCAGCGCCACCCGGACCTGTTCCTCGCGagcaaggcgctcaaggacacTGCTTCGATCCCAATTGCACTATTCCGGCCCCAACTCACGCGGGACGAGGTGCCCGAGGCAGTCGAGGACGATTCAAGGCCATGGGAGAACTCGGCGGCAGAGCGGAATCTCGGCAATGGCTTTGCGGGCGAGCCAGTTGCCGTGCGCCAGACAGCAACTATTCTGTTTGCGCGGGACGACGGGagtgccgtcgccgacgaggagacatTGACCATCGCCATGCCTGCTGTTCCGGCCAAGATTCGGCGTCTAAGCACGCGCATTCCGGTATCGGCCGCAAAGCAGAGCGGCACCGTCGTGGACCCGATCGCcatcgactcggacgacggcagcgacgaggaagaggaggacaCTGCGAGGCCGGCGGCTAAGCGCCCGCGGACGAGCTCAAAGTCGACCGGGGGACGTCAGGTGACTGGAGGCAAGGTGCCACGAAAGACGTCTGGTGCCGTTTCGGCTGGTCAGACTGGGCGCAAGGCGACTGCAGGCAAGGGAGTGCGGAGTGTATCTGGCAAGGATGTCAAGGGGCGCCGCAAGAGCTag